A genomic stretch from candidate division WOR-3 bacterium includes:
- a CDS encoding T9SS type A sorting domain-containing protein, which produces MKRTVVLLFALFVVLFAGTVSQTVDISPDRLALHRYVGYDVVNLASGFFIPNPGKPLLPYTSLTLLIPADARVSAVSAQPVVSEEIPGNYTIVPAQPPVPISAQTTATFVAPDPEIYSSNNPFPDRTLFSYSTGSAAGFKLVNVILCPFEYHPASKKLYLHTRIRVVVNYEENASTPIALTFSQRDRINQSLRPLISNPEDLNRFAPPLKETDQPAVDYLIITSAELAPLFQPYIQYKTSRGLKTELRTVEWVVNNYPGRDLAEKIRNLIIDYFHSRGISYVLLAGDNPQVPCRHIEVSVGNEHGSIPTDLYYGDIDYSWDSNHNNRFGEMEDSVDLYADVFVGRASVDSRQQVENFINKVQTFENNPIPDYIKRSLLPSGWLWRSLNYHGKFVNDSIAEITPPDWTDRKMENPPSALVVADSFDHGFLIFDPAGHGNESGVYDENGSAIYTTSVASRQQNDRRFSIITSLACNPGNFEAEDCLAEVALNCQEGGAIAVMMNSRYGWGTPPVMGPSEKLCVRFYDFLFNYAQYQTGPCHNRSREEYAAAAIYDPLWRWCMTEFNLLGDPTIDIWTAPPLNLSLTAPDTIQTGSQTLTVTVREGSNPVSDATVTAYKDGTILATGTTNSSGVVNLAIHPTTIGQLLITAWRHNNLPDSKTIPIVPGDLEPSFTYQRYEIDDQGQPHENAVLEPGETVHLKIVLSNIGLAAATNTNLTLRTLNPNISILDSTAAIGTVPAGESVHTESLTITAAPATIPGSSAEMLALIRSDQGESELWFSVELGYAGRTIAEIDTGVCALTITARGTFGYDPETDRKGRGFRYPESDTSRLNIASFALGNSGDYLVDRFYNQTHNGFDRDWHLQESLRLTLPIWSSNEALFSSFSDQGHPNRRGLVVDQRALGFSNSELANSIALVYDIWNTSSDTVNNLYAGILADFDVLPTDRLHDIAFTLPEQNAALMRNVNTPFPCVGVKLLYPRNPANLTCIDHSRYVYPDSGMTDDMKFRALFGNLGVQSSDRPYNWSLAVATGPFNIPPNNGRQRLAFAFIAADDSLNFLSSCTAVQNWFDTGVGVDGDAKNSAPPFSLNLSLRPNPITNRALISYSLPHTSPVRISVIDITGRKISTLFCCENQSAGTHQFPWQPRNLVPGVYFLKLQTNDSSITERCLILR; this is translated from the coding sequence TTGAAAAGGACTGTCGTTTTGCTGTTTGCTCTTTTTGTGGTGCTCTTTGCCGGCACCGTGAGCCAGACCGTTGACATCAGCCCAGACCGGCTCGCTTTACACCGGTACGTTGGGTATGATGTTGTCAATTTAGCAAGCGGTTTTTTCATCCCCAATCCGGGCAAACCGCTTCTGCCTTACACATCTTTAACCCTGCTCATACCGGCTGATGCCCGTGTCAGCGCCGTTTCTGCACAGCCGGTTGTCAGCGAAGAAATTCCCGGTAATTACACCATCGTTCCTGCCCAGCCACCGGTTCCCATCTCCGCTCAAACTACGGCCACATTTGTCGCACCGGACCCTGAGATTTACAGTTCAAACAACCCATTTCCCGACAGGACACTTTTTTCCTATTCAACCGGTAGCGCTGCCGGGTTCAAACTGGTGAATGTCATCCTCTGCCCGTTTGAGTACCACCCGGCATCTAAAAAACTGTATCTGCACACCCGAATTCGGGTTGTCGTTAACTACGAAGAGAACGCCTCCACCCCAATAGCCCTGACTTTTTCGCAGCGCGACCGCATCAACCAGAGTTTGCGTCCGCTGATTTCAAACCCCGAAGACCTGAACCGTTTTGCTCCGCCCCTCAAAGAGACCGACCAACCCGCGGTGGACTATCTGATAATCACCAGCGCCGAACTTGCCCCGCTGTTTCAGCCTTACATACAGTACAAAACAAGCCGCGGTTTAAAAACCGAACTGCGAACGGTTGAATGGGTGGTAAATAACTATCCGGGCCGGGATTTAGCCGAAAAAATTCGCAACCTGATAATTGATTACTTTCACTCACGGGGCATCTCTTATGTTCTCCTCGCCGGTGACAATCCGCAGGTGCCGTGCCGGCACATTGAGGTCAGCGTGGGAAATGAACACGGTTCAATACCAACCGACCTTTACTATGGCGACATTGACTACTCCTGGGACTCCAATCACAACAATCGCTTCGGCGAAATGGAAGATTCAGTTGACCTTTATGCGGATGTATTCGTAGGTCGGGCATCGGTTGATAGCCGGCAACAGGTTGAGAACTTCATTAACAAAGTCCAGACTTTTGAAAACAACCCTATCCCCGATTATATAAAGCGCAGCCTTCTACCCTCAGGCTGGCTCTGGCGCTCCCTTAACTATCACGGAAAGTTTGTCAATGACTCCATCGCCGAAATAACACCGCCGGACTGGACCGACCGTAAAATGGAGAACCCGCCCAGTGCGCTCGTTGTCGCCGACTCGTTTGACCACGGATTTCTGATTTTTGACCCGGCAGGACACGGCAACGAATCCGGTGTTTACGACGAAAACGGTAGTGCCATCTACACCACCAGTGTTGCCAGCCGCCAGCAAAACGACCGCCGCTTTTCCATTATCACCTCTCTTGCCTGCAATCCCGGCAACTTTGAAGCCGAAGACTGCCTTGCCGAAGTTGCCCTGAACTGTCAGGAAGGCGGCGCCATCGCTGTGATGATGAACTCCCGTTACGGCTGGGGCACACCGCCGGTGATGGGTCCGTCCGAAAAACTGTGCGTCCGGTTTTATGACTTTCTTTTCAACTATGCCCAATATCAAACCGGACCCTGTCACAACCGCTCCCGCGAGGAGTATGCGGCAGCGGCAATTTACGACCCACTCTGGCGCTGGTGTATGACCGAATTCAACCTGCTTGGCGACCCAACAATTGACATCTGGACCGCACCGCCCCTGAATCTATCTTTAACAGCCCCGGATACAATTCAGACCGGTTCCCAAACCCTCACTGTTACGGTCCGGGAAGGAAGTAATCCGGTTTCAGACGCAACGGTTACCGCATATAAAGATGGCACCATACTTGCTACCGGTACCACAAACAGTAGCGGGGTCGTAAATTTAGCCATTCATCCCACAACCATCGGACAACTCTTAATCACCGCCTGGCGGCACAACAACCTGCCCGACTCAAAAACCATCCCGATAGTACCCGGCGATTTGGAACCGTCGTTCACCTATCAGCGATATGAAATTGACGACCAGGGACAACCTCATGAAAATGCCGTGCTCGAACCCGGCGAAACCGTACACCTGAAAATCGTTCTCAGTAACATCGGTTTGGCTGCGGCGACCAACACCAATTTGACCCTGCGCACCTTAAACCCTAACATCTCCATTCTTGACTCCACCGCCGCAATCGGCACCGTTCCTGCTGGTGAATCTGTCCACACTGAAAGCCTGACCATCACTGCCGCACCTGCTACCATTCCCGGCTCTTCAGCAGAAATGCTTGCCTTGATTCGGTCCGACCAGGGCGAGTCCGAGCTCTGGTTCTCAGTTGAACTGGGCTACGCAGGCAGAACCATCGCTGAAATTGACACGGGCGTTTGTGCCCTGACAATCACCGCCCGGGGAACATTCGGCTATGACCCGGAAACAGACCGCAAGGGCAGGGGGTTCCGATATCCAGAATCGGACACCAGCCGCTTGAACATCGCCAGTTTTGCGCTCGGCAACTCCGGCGACTACCTTGTTGACCGATTCTACAACCAGACACACAACGGTTTTGACCGGGACTGGCACCTGCAGGAGAGTCTACGCCTTACGCTCCCCATCTGGAGTAGCAATGAGGCGTTATTCAGCAGTTTCAGCGACCAGGGGCACCCGAACCGTCGCGGGCTTGTTGTTGACCAGCGGGCACTGGGTTTTAGCAACAGTGAACTGGCAAATTCCATCGCTCTGGTATACGACATCTGGAATACCTCTTCTGATACGGTAAACAACCTTTATGCCGGTATTCTTGCCGATTTTGATGTCCTGCCTACCGACCGGTTGCACGATATTGCCTTCACCCTGCCCGAACAGAATGCCGCCCTGATGCGCAATGTCAACACACCATTTCCCTGTGTGGGAGTTAAACTGCTTTATCCGCGTAACCCGGCAAATCTAACCTGTATTGACCACAGCCGTTATGTTTACCCCGACTCCGGAATGACCGATGATATGAAGTTTCGCGCCCTTTTTGGAAATCTCGGCGTTCAATCGAGCGACCGTCCCTATAACTGGTCGCTTGCGGTCGCCACCGGTCCATTTAACATTCCGCCCAACAATGGCAGACAGCGGCTCGCCTTTGCCTTTATTGCTGCGGACGACTCCCTGAACTTCTTATCATCCTGTACCGCAGTTCAGAACTGGTTTGACACCGGTGTCGGAGTTGATGGGGACGCAAAAAACTCCGCTCCACCTTTTTCTTTAAACCTCTCGCTCCGACCGAACCCGATTACCAATCGGGCTCTAATCTCCTATTCCCTGCCTCATACCTCACCGGTGCGTATTTCGGTAATTGACATCACCGGAAGAAAAATCTCCACCCTCTTTTGTTGCGAAAATCAGTCAGCAGGAACTCACCAATTTCCCTGGCAACCGCGAAACTTAGTTCCCGGTGTTTACTTCTTAAAACTACAAACCAACGATTCGAGTATCACCGAAAGGTGCTTGATTCTTAGATAA
- a CDS encoding sigma 54-interacting transcriptional regulator → MPKDNIQTLKKQLKEAQDDKERLNCLIALGDELRISAPMEAKPLLEEALKISRDIGAMEQVARVSLRLAEVCRLLGDVEMSRHYASETLKWAKELGHERLQGSGFYLLGTLYEKSGQYEEALQCTQQALKIWEKDGYEEGVYAALNQMGNLAGFQGRFEEALKYYQSCGEMLSDQCDDSVRAVNYYNLGWVLIELGNWEEGAENLYRTIALAERRGYDYVRWNAVNVLGELALKKNRLARAVELFSQVVKAGREGLEEILQEGLINLGEAEFRQHNLAAASAAYQEALTLCERAQDRLGITEIYWRMAELELARGEMERCAGLCARAIEMARELQANKEEAEALRVRALLEIEMGMEAAAIACFEKALELLRGAQNSYEYARVQFQYGRFLLKQGQQEQGVALLKKAAQVFRNLGVVAEADEINRTLFELDLNVDRDMAVLSAVSGLSTMGLEPANFLTETFKRMCEAWGCRGGSFLSDNEPIFVFGQVDLDDVRRAAANGKKQVSEGSIVWFPVAAGDSFFGGIYLEFESKAIRRCNPLVLNTIAALIMPAVQRLKSSGISVEPEEEEIPGLCFSGVIGNSPVMRKNLEIVARSAHSSVPVLIRGESGTGKELVARALHLSGPRCDKPFIPINCAAVPETLLEAEFFGVEKGAATGVVARKGKFELANGGTVFLDEIGDMSPGLQAKLLRVLQEKEFERIGGAKPIKVDVRVVAATNQNLELLIKEGKFREDLYYRLNGVEIFLPPLRERKEDIGELIRYFIARANQETNRQVKGVTEGVLRCFLAYHWPGNIRELQHVIQRCVLLARGDEITVSDLPVQFQKLIEEIPQAETVNLRISRRRAQEQAAAEVERETLVRCLEQAGGNVTRAAKIAGYSRAQFYRLLKKHNISPQK, encoded by the coding sequence ATGCCAAAGGATAACATCCAGACCCTGAAGAAGCAATTAAAAGAAGCGCAGGACGATAAAGAGCGACTTAACTGTTTAATTGCGCTGGGAGATGAGTTGCGTATCAGTGCGCCGATGGAGGCGAAACCACTGCTCGAGGAGGCGTTGAAAATCAGCCGGGATATTGGGGCAATGGAACAGGTGGCGCGAGTCAGTTTGCGGCTGGCTGAAGTGTGCCGGTTGTTAGGTGATGTGGAAATGAGCCGGCATTATGCCAGCGAAACTCTTAAATGGGCAAAAGAGCTGGGGCACGAACGGCTTCAGGGAAGCGGATTTTATCTGCTTGGGACGCTATACGAAAAGTCGGGTCAATATGAGGAGGCGTTGCAATGTACCCAGCAGGCACTGAAAATCTGGGAGAAAGATGGTTACGAAGAAGGTGTTTATGCCGCATTAAATCAAATGGGCAACCTTGCCGGTTTTCAGGGACGGTTTGAAGAGGCGCTGAAGTATTACCAAAGTTGTGGTGAAATGCTCTCGGACCAGTGCGATGACTCAGTCCGGGCAGTAAATTACTACAATCTTGGTTGGGTTTTGATTGAATTGGGTAACTGGGAGGAGGGGGCAGAAAATCTCTATCGCACGATTGCGCTTGCGGAGAGACGCGGGTACGATTATGTCCGCTGGAATGCGGTTAATGTCCTTGGGGAGTTAGCATTAAAGAAAAACCGTCTGGCCCGGGCGGTAGAACTGTTCAGCCAGGTGGTCAAGGCGGGTCGGGAAGGGCTTGAAGAGATATTACAGGAGGGGTTAATCAATCTCGGTGAAGCGGAGTTTCGCCAGCACAACTTAGCCGCGGCAAGCGCCGCTTATCAGGAGGCGCTTACGCTTTGTGAGCGTGCCCAGGACCGGCTTGGAATTACGGAAATTTACTGGCGAATGGCAGAACTGGAACTGGCACGAGGGGAAATGGAGCGATGTGCAGGCCTGTGTGCCCGGGCGATAGAGATGGCAAGGGAGTTGCAGGCGAACAAAGAGGAGGCTGAGGCGTTACGGGTTCGGGCTTTACTCGAAATTGAGATGGGTATGGAGGCGGCGGCAATCGCCTGTTTTGAAAAGGCACTGGAGTTACTGCGAGGAGCGCAAAACAGTTACGAATATGCCCGGGTGCAATTCCAATACGGTCGTTTTCTCTTGAAGCAGGGTCAGCAGGAACAGGGGGTGGCTTTACTGAAAAAAGCTGCTCAGGTGTTCAGAAATCTCGGGGTGGTTGCCGAGGCGGATGAGATTAACCGAACTCTTTTCGAACTGGACCTGAATGTCGACCGCGATATGGCGGTACTTTCCGCTGTGTCCGGGCTATCAACGATGGGGCTTGAGCCGGCAAATTTTTTAACCGAAACCTTCAAGAGGATGTGTGAAGCCTGGGGTTGTCGAGGAGGGTCGTTTTTGAGCGATAACGAGCCCATATTCGTTTTTGGTCAGGTCGATTTAGACGATGTGCGAAGGGCGGCGGCAAATGGCAAAAAACAGGTGAGCGAGGGGTCAATTGTCTGGTTTCCGGTTGCTGCCGGGGATTCTTTCTTCGGCGGTATCTATCTGGAGTTCGAGTCTAAGGCGATTCGGCGTTGTAATCCACTGGTTTTGAATACTATTGCCGCGCTGATTATGCCGGCGGTTCAACGGCTTAAAAGTTCCGGTATCTCTGTTGAGCCTGAAGAGGAGGAAATTCCGGGCTTGTGTTTTTCGGGCGTGATTGGAAATTCGCCGGTGATGCGGAAAAATCTTGAGATTGTGGCGCGGAGTGCCCATTCTTCGGTACCGGTTTTGATTCGGGGTGAGAGTGGAACTGGTAAAGAACTCGTGGCGCGAGCGCTGCACCTCTCAGGGCCGCGATGCGACAAACCGTTTATTCCGATTAATTGTGCCGCTGTACCTGAGACGCTTTTAGAAGCGGAGTTCTTCGGTGTGGAAAAGGGTGCGGCAACCGGTGTCGTGGCAAGAAAGGGAAAGTTTGAACTTGCCAATGGTGGAACCGTTTTCTTGGACGAGATTGGCGATATGAGTCCGGGTTTGCAGGCAAAACTGCTGCGGGTTCTTCAGGAGAAGGAGTTTGAGCGGATTGGTGGCGCAAAACCAATAAAGGTTGATGTGCGGGTGGTGGCAGCGACCAATCAGAACCTTGAATTGCTAATTAAGGAAGGGAAATTTCGGGAGGACCTGTATTACCGCCTTAATGGGGTTGAGATTTTTCTGCCGCCGCTCCGGGAAAGAAAGGAAGACATTGGCGAACTAATACGATACTTTATCGCCCGGGCAAATCAGGAGACAAATCGGCAGGTCAAAGGTGTTACCGAAGGGGTGTTGCGGTGCTTTCTCGCCTATCACTGGCCCGGCAACATCAGAGAGTTGCAACATGTAATCCAGCGCTGTGTTCTGCTTGCCCGGGGCGATGAGATAACTGTGTCGGACCTGCCGGTGCAGTTTCAAAAGTTAATTGAAGAGATACCCCAGGCGGAAACCGTTAATTTACGCATCAGCCGGCGCAGGGCACAGGAACAAGCCGCAGCAGAGGTGGAGAGAGAAACGCTCGTTCGTTGCCTTGAGCAGGCTGGAGGGAATGTCACCAGGGCGGCAAAAATCGCTGGCTATAGCCGGGCACAATTTTATCGGCTTTTAAAGAAACACAACATCTCACCGCAAAAGTAG
- the fabG gene encoding 3-oxoacyl-[acyl-carrier-protein] reductase, which produces MELNGKVAVVTGAGSGIGRAIALELGKAGAQVAVCDLFLDAAERVAGELKEQGVQAAAFQVDVADFNQAVKTCEEIERTFNGLHILVNNAGITRDNLLLRMSEEDFDRVIAVNLKGAFNWTKAGCRAMMKARWGRIINISSVIGQMGNAGQANYAAAKAGLIGFTKSIAKELAARNITVNAIAPGFIATAMTEKLDEATKARYLEVIPLKRAGTPQDVAAVCLFLASEEAGYITGQVIRVDGGMLM; this is translated from the coding sequence GTGGAGTTAAATGGTAAGGTGGCGGTTGTAACCGGTGCCGGTTCAGGTATCGGCCGGGCGATTGCTCTGGAATTAGGTAAAGCGGGTGCCCAGGTTGCGGTGTGCGACCTGTTTTTAGATGCGGCAGAGCGGGTAGCGGGCGAACTCAAGGAACAGGGCGTTCAGGCGGCAGCCTTTCAGGTTGATGTGGCTGATTTCAATCAGGCGGTTAAAACCTGTGAAGAGATTGAGCGGACATTTAACGGCTTGCACATTTTAGTTAATAACGCCGGTATTACCAGAGACAATCTGCTTTTGCGGATGAGTGAGGAGGATTTTGACCGGGTGATAGCGGTGAATCTGAAAGGGGCGTTCAACTGGACCAAAGCCGGCTGTCGGGCGATGATGAAGGCACGATGGGGTAGAATCATCAATATCAGTTCGGTTATCGGACAGATGGGCAATGCCGGGCAGGCGAACTATGCCGCGGCAAAGGCAGGTTTGATTGGATTTACGAAGTCAATCGCCAAGGAGCTGGCAGCAAGGAATATCACGGTGAATGCGATTGCTCCGGGGTTTATTGCAACCGCAATGACCGAAAAGCTGGACGAAGCAACAAAAGCACGGTACCTCGAGGTAATCCCGTTGAAACGGGCAGGCACACCGCAGGATGTTGCCGCGGTGTGCCTGTTCCTTGCCTCAGAAGAGGCGGGTTACATCACCGGTCAGGTTATTCGGGTTGATGGTGGGATGCTGATGTAG
- a CDS encoding M6 family metalloprotease domain-containing protein has translation MRFLLLGVLLVGGLVAMPPMPGNTVLLKFPGRMEKPEKVKPLTDEPRRFLVVLVDFSDKPHQHSQAEFKQLLFGTGSRSMRDYFLEVSYGGLTVTGEVVDWVRLSNPYSYYLGDSFGIYGSFPNNSQGLVRDAVLAVDNQVDFSRYDGDNDGFVDGLMLIHAGPGAEETGSRQDIWSHKWQMSDPVFGSPGPVQTQDGVQVDVFSVQPERFQDGSLITIGVFCHEFGHILGLPDLYDTDYSSSGLGIFCLMAGGGWARAGESEPYGSSPVHICSWGKYLLGWVRPDSVEVGGTDSLFASIVAAGQQACCFRILNNPGGVDWSWGGSGSGEYFLVENRQRIGFDQGLPGSGLLILHIDESQPNNDNEQHPLVGILRADRSPSFAMGPDDRGGDAQLWKASDTGVRNFTTPSTAFYDGVQSGVVIEKISPSGETMTALLRIAPLFLGRVYSFPNPVIPPKGNSQATIVYTPTDSARLANRYPPFKVKIYNIAGEPVRVLNKETEINRSHRAAYWDLKNARGQPVTSGMYFYVVELEDEGVKEEGIGRLTVIR, from the coding sequence ATGCGGTTTTTGCTGCTGGGAGTGCTGTTGGTCGGCGGCTTAGTAGCGATGCCGCCGATGCCGGGAAATACCGTTCTGCTTAAATTTCCCGGTCGGATGGAAAAACCGGAAAAGGTCAAACCGCTAACCGATGAGCCCCGCCGGTTTCTTGTTGTTTTGGTCGATTTCAGCGATAAGCCCCATCAACACAGTCAGGCAGAGTTTAAACAGCTTTTGTTTGGTACAGGCAGTCGTTCAATGCGGGACTACTTTCTTGAGGTGAGTTATGGCGGGTTGACGGTTACCGGTGAGGTTGTTGATTGGGTCCGTTTGAGTAATCCCTACTCATATTATCTTGGAGACTCATTTGGCATCTACGGCTCTTTTCCGAATAACAGTCAGGGTCTGGTGCGGGATGCGGTGCTTGCGGTTGACAATCAGGTTGACTTTTCCCGATACGATGGCGACAACGACGGGTTTGTTGATGGATTGATGTTAATCCATGCCGGTCCGGGTGCTGAGGAGACCGGTTCGCGCCAGGACATCTGGTCGCACAAGTGGCAGATGTCTGACCCGGTTTTTGGTTCGCCCGGTCCGGTACAGACTCAGGATGGGGTGCAGGTTGATGTCTTTTCGGTGCAGCCCGAGCGGTTTCAGGATGGTTCATTGATAACTATCGGGGTTTTCTGTCATGAGTTCGGGCACATTCTTGGCTTACCGGACCTTTATGACACAGACTATTCCAGTTCTGGTCTGGGGATTTTCTGTTTGATGGCTGGGGGCGGCTGGGCAAGGGCAGGTGAGTCTGAACCCTATGGCAGTTCACCGGTTCACATCTGCTCCTGGGGAAAGTATCTTCTGGGCTGGGTAAGACCGGATTCGGTCGAAGTGGGCGGAACCGATTCGCTGTTTGCCTCAATTGTTGCGGCGGGGCAGCAGGCTTGCTGTTTTCGGATTTTGAACAATCCCGGTGGGGTGGATTGGAGCTGGGGAGGTTCTGGTAGTGGCGAGTACTTTCTGGTGGAGAACCGGCAGCGCATCGGTTTTGACCAGGGTTTGCCTGGCAGTGGACTGTTGATTTTGCATATTGACGAGTCACAGCCCAATAACGATAACGAACAGCACCCTTTGGTCGGAATTCTGCGCGCGGACCGCTCACCCAGTTTTGCTATGGGACCAGATGACCGAGGTGGTGATGCGCAGTTGTGGAAGGCGAGCGACACCGGGGTCAGAAACTTTACGACCCCTTCAACCGCATTTTATGACGGGGTGCAGAGCGGGGTGGTGATTGAAAAAATATCACCATCCGGAGAAACGATGACCGCGCTGTTGCGAATCGCACCTCTGTTTTTAGGAAGGGTTTACTCTTTTCCCAATCCGGTGATTCCACCGAAGGGTAACAGTCAGGCAACGATTGTTTACACACCAACCGATAGCGCCCGACTGGCAAACAGATATCCGCCATTTAAGGTTAAGATTTACAATATTGCGGGCGAGCCGGTTCGGGTTCTTAACAAAGAGACCGAGATTAACCGAAGCCATCGTGCTGCCTACTGGGATTTAAAGAATGCCCGAGGGCAGCCGGTGACAAGCGGGATGTACTTTTATGTTGTGGAACTTGAAGATGAAGGGGTAAAGGAAGAGGGTATTGGAAGATTAACGGTTATCAGATAG
- a CDS encoding polymer-forming cytoskeletal protein, whose translation MLKEKPVWKLDTIVGGETTVKGDFRVGGGLRLDGQIEGRVDVADTFLTGPRSFFKGEVHCQSAVIAGRVEGNIFAGERVELQSGAQVFGNITCRELVIQPGCVFEGSCSMVRVESES comes from the coding sequence ATGTTAAAAGAAAAGCCGGTATGGAAACTGGACACGATTGTCGGTGGTGAAACAACGGTCAAGGGTGATTTTCGGGTTGGCGGCGGGCTGCGGCTGGATGGTCAGATTGAGGGCCGGGTTGATGTTGCCGACACGTTTCTTACCGGTCCCCGTTCGTTCTTCAAGGGCGAGGTTCACTGCCAGAGTGCGGTTATCGCCGGCAGGGTGGAAGGAAATATCTTTGCCGGTGAGCGGGTGGAGTTGCAGAGTGGCGCCCAGGTCTTCGGTAATATTACCTGTCGAGAACTGGTGATTCAGCCCGGCTGTGTTTTTGAGGGCAGTTGCTCAATGGTGAGAGTCGAGTCCGAGAGTTAA